The genomic region TTTTCTAACTGAAAAGGTAAGGGAAGAAGATATCTTATTTACCAAAATAGATAGCTCTATGGTTCGTGATTTTATGGATTATCTTAAGATCGATAAAGATCTGAATCATAACACGACAATTAAGTACATGAAAAACTTTAAGGTGGTAGTGGATGAAGCTCGTAAAAGAAAATGGCTTAATGAAGATCCATTCTTAAATATTGAAATGAAATATCAAGACATAGATCGACAGTACTTAACTTCGGAAGAGCTTAAAAGCTTAGAAGAAAAAGAGTTTGATATTGAGCGACTAGAAAGAATCAAAGATTTCTTCCTCTTTAGCTGCTACACAGGTCTCGCATACTCCGATATTTCAGCCCTAACACCTGCAAATATAAAAAACAGGGAAGACGTTCTTTTAATAGAGACAAGGCGGCAGAAGACTGATATAAGATCAATTATACCATTAAATAAGAGGGCAGTGGAACTTCTGGATAAGTACGGATTCCAACATAAAGATGACAGTGAACAAATATTCCCTGTTCCAAGTAATCAAAATTACAATGCTTATTTGAAGGAGGTAGCGGATCTTTGTGGCATCAAAAAGGAGTTGTGTACACATGATGCCCGAAGGACATTTGCCACTACAGTTGCAATGGATAAAGGAGTTTCATTGGAAGGAGTAAGCCTTATGTTAGGGCATAGCTCAATTGATTCTACAA from Gracilimonas sp. harbors:
- a CDS encoding site-specific integrase — its product is MFNTNKYFYIRNDKVDQKGLAPIYLRLTNNSGKVEIYTKQKVKPEKWDTDKQRCTGREYKAINFKLDQIQSKVADIESKFLLSEEEPTLSEIKKILTGKREKRYILDYWDKYLDRVESLIGRDYSESTYKKYRTTKYHFRDFLTEKVREEDILFTKIDSSMVRDFMDYLKIDKDLNHNTTIKYMKNFKVVVDEARKRKWLNEDPFLNIEMKYQDIDRQYLTSEELKSLEEKEFDIERLERIKDFFLFSCYTGLAYSDISALTPANIKNREDVLLIETRRQKTDIRSIIPLNKRAVELLDKYGFQHKDDSEQIFPVPSNQNYNAYLKEVADLCGIKKELCTHDARRTFATTVAMDKGVSLEGVSLMLGHSSIDSTKIYAKVTDEKVIAEMKKAGNI